The genomic stretch GCCCGGCTCTGATTGAGCGCACCCTGACTTCGGCAGGCGGAACCACGCTGACCGCGCAACTGGCGCTGCAGCATGGTCTGGCGATTCATCTTAGTGGTGGCTATCACCATGCGCACCATGATTTTGGCAGTGGATTCTGCTTGTATAACGATCTGGTGCTGGCGGCGCATCGCGCCTTGCAGCACGAGGGGGTCGACAAAGTTCTGATTGTTGACAGTGATGTGCATCATGGCGACGGCACCGCGACCTTGTGCGCCGGACGTGACGACATCATTACCTTATCTTTCCATTGTGATAAAAATTTCCCGGCCCGCAAGCCGGAGTCCGATCTGGATGTCGCCTTAAGCCGTGAAGCTGATGATGATGAATTCCTCAGCCACTTTATCTCTGTCGTCACCATGGCGGTCAATCTGCATCAGCCGGATCTGATTATTTACGATGCCGGCATCGATATTCACCAGGACGATGAACTGGGCTACCTCAACGTCTCGACGGCGGCGATATATCAGCGTGACTGCTTTATGATGGATCTGGCGCGCGAGCGGCGCCTGCCGATGGCGTGTGTGGTCGGCGGTGGCTACCGCAGTGATCATCAGACCCTGGTGCCGATTCATCTGCAACTGTTTAAAGCCGCATTTGACCGCTACAAGGAGTAACTATGCAACATCGTATTCGTGGCGCCGGTATTTTGATTGACAATGATGCGGTACTGTTGGTGAAAATTCGCGACTTTACCGGTGAGTACTGGATCCCGCCCGGTGGTGGGTTTGAAGAGGGAGATCGCAGTACCAAAGCCTGTGTGCAGCGTGAATTTCGGGAGGAAGCGGGGATTGAAGTTGAAGTCGGTGAACTGATCTGTGTGCGTGAGTTCCTTGAGCATGACCCTAAACGCTACCATGCGGAATTTTTCTATGCGATTGACCGTTATCGGGGTACGCCCAATACGGACAACCTGAAAGGACTCAATGATGAAGCGGTGATTCAGTCGGTGGAGTGGGTGCCTGTCGAAACACTGCCAACGTTGCGGGTCTATCCGGCGGAGCTGCATGGCCCCTTGATTGAATGGACCCGCCAGCGCCGTTTCAGCAGGCATTTGGGCAGTTATATTCAGGGTAATGCCGAGCACATTAATCATTTGTGACTCGTTGTTGACTGTATGCAGAGAAGCCCGATCCGGATTGCCGCATACTGTTGGGGGGGCTTGCTGGTAAACCCCTGGTTCAAACACGACCAGAAACACCACGTCGCCACAGCGGACTGAATCTGTGCTTCGGCAATCGCTCATCAGCGACTTTTGAATGGATTACGTTGCCAGTGTCTGTTCATCTCTGCTGAATGCCACTATTTTTAGCGATAAAGCTCGTTGGGATCAAAGATCAATAACACAAGGACGTGAATTGGTCTGAGTTGGATTTGCGCAGTATAGCGATGCTGAAGAATGAGGCTGACTGCGCCGCCAGGCAGCGCAGTCAGATGACCGTTCAGCGTACCGGTTGGGTCATCCCCCGTTATCTGAGAGCTGAAAACGCCGCGGCCACTTTAGCCACATTGCTTTCGTTAAGGCCAGCCAGACACATGCGGCCGCTGCTGATCAGGTAGATGCCGTGTTCTTCACGCAGGGTATCCACTTGCTCGGCGCTGAAACCTGTGTAACTGAACATGCCTTTCTGTTTCACCAGGAAGCTGAAATCTTTGTGCGGACAAAGTTGCTGCAAAGTGTTGTGCAGGGTTTCACGCATGGTGAGAATACGGCTGCGCATCTCTTCAACTTCGCTCAGCCAAAGATCGTTCAGCTGCTGCGTGTTCAGCACATTTGACACCACTTTCGCGCCGTATTTAGCCGGGCTCGAGTAGTTACGACGTACGGTTGCCTTCAACTGGCCCAGAACACGTGACGCTTCTTCGCTGTCGTTACACACCACTGACAAACCGCCGACCCGCTCGCCATACAGAGAGAAAATCTTCGAGAATGAGTTGGAAACAAAGCTGACCACATTGGGCTCAAGCGCAATTTTACGGATCACATAAGCGTCATCAGCCATGGTGTCACCGTAGCCCTGATACGCCATATCAAAGAATGGGATTAGCTGATTGCGTTTAATAATTTCAATCACCTGATCCCACTGTTCATTGGTCAGGTCGACACCCGTCGGGTTATGGCAGCAAGGGTGCAGCAGGACAATATCCTGAGCAGGCAGCTGACTTAAGGCCGAGAGCATGCCGTCGAAATCCAGCATTTTGGTCTGCGGATCGAAGTAAGGGTAAAAATCAACCTGGAAACCGGCGCCGGCAAAAATTGCATTGTGGTTTTCCCACGTCGGGTTACTGACCCAGACGGTGGATTTTGGGAAGTAGTAATGCAGGAAATCCGCACCGATCATCAGTGCACCTGAACCACCGAGCGACTGGATTGTCGCTACGCGCTGATCTGTCAGCGCCGGATGGTTAGCGCCGAACACCAGGTTCTGTACACCCGCACGGTATGGTGCCAGGCCTTCCATTGGCAGGTAAACACATGGCTCGGCATCGGCTTGTTGCAGCTGCACCTGAGAAGCGGCCACCGATTTCAGGGTCGGGATTTTGCCATTCTGGTCGTAGTACAAACCAATACTCAGATTGACTTTGTCAGATCGGTCATCCGCCATAAATTTTTCCATCAGAGACAGGATAGGGTCTCCGGCGTATGCTGTGACATGGTTAAGCACAGTGTTTCTCCTTAATTTTTATACTTGGTAACGATCTGAGCGATGGTTAAGCGCGATGATTAGGTTGAGCACCAGGCCGCAAACAACCGACAGCGCTAACTCATACAGTCCGACCACGGACAATGACACCAACATGATGATCAGGTCAATCCCCATCAGCAGCCACCCGGCTCGCAGACCAAATCTGTCTTGCACATATAAGGCGAGAATATTGAATCCGCCCAGGCTGGCTTTGTGGCGAAATAAGATAATAAATCCGGTACCAAATAAAAAGCCACCAAAAATCGCCGCATAAATCGGATTGAGGTTACTGATCTGAATAAATTGGCTTTGAGTGTTGGTGATAAAGGAAACTAACCCAACCGCAGTAAAGGTTTTCAGGCAGAACAGCCAGCCCATGCGGCGCAGAGCTAAATAGTAAAACGGCAGGTTAACCAGGAAAAAGATGGTGCCGAATTCCAGATGATAATGGTAACTCAAAAACAGCGACAGGCCGGCGGTGCCACCGGTGACCATACCGACTTGCTTTAAAAATAGTACCCCAAAGGCGACCAGGCTGGTGCCCATCACCAGTGCCATGGCATCTTCAAACCACTTATGATGTGTGTTTGCGACAGCGACTCCCGACATCGTAATCATCCCTAATGTTAATGTTGAGCTAAATGCGTGAATTGTGCGTTATTAATATCACAATGAAATATTCATGCAATAACTAATCAATTTTAGCTCAATCTGTGCGTTTAAAGCCGGTTTTTTGCGCCAAATGCGCGCCAGGATGCCTATTTTGGTGCAGAGTTTTTATTGGGAAATGACGTTACCGTGTTCTTTGACCCGTTCCAGCACCACCGAGGTTTTGATATGGGAAATGAGTTTGGTGGTGAAAATACGGTTGATCAGGGCATTCAGAGTATCCAGGTCGGAGACCAGGCTCTTGACCAGATAATCGGCATCACCTGTGGTTTTAAATGCATCGATAATCGATGGCTCATTATTTATAAAGTTCAGAAAGTTAAGTGTTTTTTCCTGTTCATGATTAAGCAGTTTAATCTCAATCATGGCGATCATGTCCTGTTTCAAGGCCTGTGGTGAAATACGTGCGTGATAGCCGAGGATCAGTTGCTGGTTTTCCAGGCTGATCCGGCGCCGTGAGCATTGCGAGGCTGACAGGCCGATAATGTCGCTAAGTTCTTGATTAGTAAGACGTCCGTTCTCCTGCAGTAGTTGCAGTATTTTGACATCATAGTCGTCCAGTGTGCTGACCATAGTGTGTCCCTGTTAGCGGTTGCTGTTATCGGTGAATGAGCTCGAGTGTACCAACTCACCGTCTGGGCGACTACTTGAGAATCGCGTCTACTGAGACAGGATTTGCGCCACCGTCAAAATGTAACAGGTATTTTCTAACGCAAGGGAGCGGAGAGAGTGAATATATCCGGGTCGCAACCAGTTTGTTGACCCCTGAACGGGTGCAGCGACTGGCCGATGCTATCTCACTGTGTTTTGAAATCTAGCCCGGGTAAGGAAAAATCGCCAAGCTTATGTGATCTCAATAAGTTAACGGCCGTAAAACAGGGCATTGCTGGCGGATGTAAGGGATAAGGAGCGCACAGTGAAACGCACTCTGGGGCTGTACTGGTTTACTAATGATCTAAGGTTGCTGGATAACGGGCTGCTGCATAAAGCCGCTGCGCAAGTGGACGAGCTGGTGTGTGTCTATTGCTATCCGCAGGTCACGCCTTTTATGCGTCATTATAGTCAGGAAGCAGGGCTCAATCCGCTGCGGCGTCAGTTTCTCGATCAGTCGCTCAAGTGTCTCAATCAATCGCTGGGCGACTTACAACAATGTCTGCATGTGCTGGATGCGCCCGCTCTGTCTGCGCTTGTTTCTCTGGTTGAAAATCTGGGTGTAACGCATCTTTTCGTGAGTGAGGTGTCAGGCAGTGATGAACAGCAGGCTGTCGCGCGACTCAAACAGCAGTGCCCGCAGTTAACGGTCGAGCAGTATGCGATAAATCATCTTTATCAGCCACAGCAACTGCCCTTTGATTTGGCTGATTTGCCCGCCACTTTTACCCGTTTTCGCAACCAGGTGGAATCTCTGGCAGTGGATTTACCACTCGACAGCCCGTTATCTCTGCCGCCTATGCCGGATGGGCTGCAAATCTCTGGCTGCAGCGGACAGCGGTTGGCAGAGCCTGAAATCATGACGCCCTTTAGCGGCGGAGAGCAGGCCGGACTGGCGCACTGTCAGCGTTATTTTGACTCCCGGCGGCCAGGTGACTACAAGCAAACCCGCAATGGGCTGGACGGAATGGACTATTCCACCAAATTTTCGCCCTGGCTGGCACTGGGCTGTGTTTCACCGCGTACTATCAACGCGATGCTCAGGCGCTACGAAGTTCTCTATGGTGCCAATGAGTCAACTTACTGGATTTATTTCGAGCTGCTGTGGCGAGATTATTTCTATTTTT from Vibrio ostreae encodes the following:
- a CDS encoding NUDIX domain-containing protein; the encoded protein is MQHRIRGAGILIDNDAVLLVKIRDFTGEYWIPPGGGFEEGDRSTKACVQREFREEAGIEVEVGELICVREFLEHDPKRYHAEFFYAIDRYRGTPNTDNLKGLNDEAVIQSVEWVPVETLPTLRVYPAELHGPLIEWTRQRRFSRHLGSYIQGNAEHINHL
- a CDS encoding histone deacetylase family protein — encoded protein: MIPLIYHPIYSQLPLPEGHRYPINKYCLLYEALQQQAPDWLAAFEFFAPQALTLKDICQVHNAEYVRALADGLLPAAKMRRIGFPWSPALIERTLTSAGGTTLTAQLALQHGLAIHLSGGYHHAHHDFGSGFCLYNDLVLAAHRALQHEGVDKVLIVDSDVHHGDGTATLCAGRDDIITLSFHCDKNFPARKPESDLDVALSREADDDEFLSHFISVVTMAVNLHQPDLIIYDAGIDIHQDDELGYLNVSTAAIYQRDCFMMDLARERRLPMACVVGGGYRSDHQTLVPIHLQLFKAAFDRYKE
- a CDS encoding YitT family protein yields the protein MSGVAVANTHHKWFEDAMALVMGTSLVAFGVLFLKQVGMVTGGTAGLSLFLSYHYHLEFGTIFFLVNLPFYYLALRRMGWLFCLKTFTAVGLVSFITNTQSQFIQISNLNPIYAAIFGGFLFGTGFIILFRHKASLGGFNILALYVQDRFGLRAGWLLMGIDLIIMLVSLSVVGLYELALSVVCGLVLNLIIALNHRSDRYQV
- a CDS encoding amino acid aminotransferase, which gives rise to MLNHVTAYAGDPILSLMEKFMADDRSDKVNLSIGLYYDQNGKIPTLKSVAASQVQLQQADAEPCVYLPMEGLAPYRAGVQNLVFGANHPALTDQRVATIQSLGGSGALMIGADFLHYYFPKSTVWVSNPTWENHNAIFAGAGFQVDFYPYFDPQTKMLDFDGMLSALSQLPAQDIVLLHPCCHNPTGVDLTNEQWDQVIEIIKRNQLIPFFDMAYQGYGDTMADDAYVIRKIALEPNVVSFVSNSFSKIFSLYGERVGGLSVVCNDSEEASRVLGQLKATVRRNYSSPAKYGAKVVSNVLNTQQLNDLWLSEVEEMRSRILTMRETLHNTLQQLCPHKDFSFLVKQKGMFSYTGFSAEQVDTLREEHGIYLISSGRMCLAGLNESNVAKVAAAFSALR
- a CDS encoding Lrp/AsnC family transcriptional regulator: MVSTLDDYDVKILQLLQENGRLTNQELSDIIGLSASQCSRRRISLENQQLILGYHARISPQALKQDMIAMIEIKLLNHEQEKTLNFLNFINNEPSIIDAFKTTGDADYLVKSLVSDLDTLNALINRIFTTKLISHIKTSVVLERVKEHGNVISQ
- a CDS encoding DASH family cryptochrome; its protein translation is MKRTLGLYWFTNDLRLLDNGLLHKAAAQVDELVCVYCYPQVTPFMRHYSQEAGLNPLRRQFLDQSLKCLNQSLGDLQQCLHVLDAPALSALVSLVENLGVTHLFVSEVSGSDEQQAVARLKQQCPQLTVEQYAINHLYQPQQLPFDLADLPATFTRFRNQVESLAVDLPLDSPLSLPPMPDGLQISGCSGQRLAEPEIMTPFSGGEQAGLAHCQRYFDSRRPGDYKQTRNGLDGMDYSTKFSPWLALGCVSPRTINAMLRRYEVLYGANESTYWIYFELLWRDYFYFYALRYVERLFKFGGIEDKAPLTSYYAQRFQAWKQGTTPFAIVNACMHQLRETGYMSNRGRQLVASCLIHELQIDWRYGAAYFETQLLDYDVASNWGNWQYLAGVGADPRGSRQFNLDKQTEMYDPQGHFIRRWHGDSTQAELDSVDMVDWPVGPLKRDT